aattacatatgcatgtcacctcattaatcgtctaccatctgctgctattgatggcaagacaccatttgaaaaatggtatggaaaacctgctgtagattataactctttgcacgtgtttggctcaactgcatattatcatgtgacggagtcaaaattagatccaagggcaaagaaggctatttttatgggaattacttctggagtcaaaggatatcgcttatggtgtcctatgacaaagaaagtaatattcagcagggatgttacctttgatgaatctatggtaaataaggtaacagaagataccaaacaaaataaaggtgcttctaagcaggtggagtttgagggaaaatttatttttcctacacaagaagcagaggatgaaacaaatgaagattaccctctggaaggagagccagtagaggagattccaactcaggaacctcaacaacaacttgaatcaatagcaaccagcaggccaaaaagaacaataacgaaacatgttcgtctcatagagacggttgcttgtgcaacctcaattgtagctgatgatgttcctaccacttataaagacgttgtccaaagttcagaagaagataagtggaggattgccatgaatgatgaaatacagtcccttcatcagaatcatacatggagattggccaatctcccgaagggaaagaaagcaattgggtgcaaatgggtatttgcaaagaaggaaggatttcctaaccaagtagatgttcgctacaaagcaagattggtggccaaaggatatgctcaaaaggagggaattgattacaatgaagtgttttctccagttgtaaaacattcctccattagaattatgttggctttggtagcacaattggatttggaactagttcagatggatgtaaaaactgcgtttttacatggaaacttggaggaggaaatctacatgactcagccagaaggattcaaagttgctagaaaagaaaatatggtgtgcaaacttgaaaaatcattgtacagattgaaacaatcttctagacaatggtacaagcgatttgacgagtttatgttgcggcaagggtacaagagaagcaaatacgatcattgtgtgtatttgcgcaagcttaaagatggttcctttgtatatcttctcctatacgttgatgatatgttgatagcttccaagaattcggaagaaattgataagttgaagattcaactgaagaaggagttcgagatgaaggatctaggtgacgcaaagaaaattcttggcatggagataataagagatagacgttcaaagaaactctgtttatctcaaaaggaatatttgaagagagtacttcaatgttttggcatagatgacaagactaagccagttagtactccacttgctccccattttaagctgagtactactatgtcgccaaaggatgaagttgaacgagagtatatgtcaaaggtaccatacgcaaatgctgttggtagcttgatgcaTGCAATGGTttgtacgagacctgacatttcacaagctgttggagttattagcagatatatgcacaatctagggaaggagcattggcaagctgtgaagtggattctatggtatattcataatactgtagatgtcgggttagtttttgaacAGGAAGATAATCAGTCTGtaattggatattgtgactcagattttgcgggtgatctggacaaacgaagatcaactactggttatgtgtttacttttgcaaaggcaccagttagttggaagtctactttgcagtcaacagttgctttgtctacaacagaggcagagtacatggctattacagaggctgtgaaggaggcaatttggcttcaaggattgctaaaggagcttggtgttgaacaaaaaggtatcacaattttttgtgatagtcaaagtgctattcaattagcgaagaaccaagtttatcatgcaaggacgaagcacattgatgttcggtatcattttgtacgagaaatcatagaagaaggtggagtcacgatgaagaaaattcatactacagagaatcctgctgatatgctgacaaaagtggtgactgcggtcaagtttcaacattgtttggatttgatcaacattgttgaacactgaagattgaagatgaagacacaaccaaaatttgttattgagagaagattgaagatgtggaattttgccaaggtggagatttgttgaatttggcaaagtcccacatcggtgggttagccATTTGGTTGGGaaattttccctataaaagaaggcttaatgtttaggatttaaacacacctctcatttgccttctcatctgtttaaggcatttgtatcttctctctttagtattatttcacttgtatttttggagtggaataaaatattggttgtgtccgaggagtaggcaaaattagccgaacctcgtaaattctggtgttccttttattgttgctttattgtcttatttattatttggtggctgtcataatttttggtatagtagttgtgacttattcacactatatacatttggcttccgcaacaaccATCACCAATGACAAGGGTCGGCTTTCCAAGGAAGAGATTGAGAGAATGGTGCAAGAAGCTGAAAAGTACAAGTCCGAagatgaagaactcaagaaaaaAGTGGAAACTAAGAATGCATTGGAGAATTACGCTTACAACATGAGGAATACAATCAAAGATGATAAGATTAGCTCCCAACTTCCGGCTGCTGATAAGAAGATAATTGAGGATGCAATTGACGAAGCTATCAAGTGGTTAGACAGCAACCAACTTGCAGAGGTGGATGAATTCGAAGATAAGATGAAGGAGCTGGAAGGTATCTGCAATCCAATCattgctaagatgtatcaagGCGGCGCTGGTGGAGCTACTATGGATGAAGACGGTCCTTCTGTTTGTGGCGGAGTTGGTTGTGGAAGTGGTGCTGGACCAAAGATCGAAGAAGTGGATTAAGAGTTTTTGTGTCTgtttgttgttaaagatgttCTGTCAAGTTTTTGGTAGGAGTTTTGGTAGTTAAGCTTTCTTTAAATATTGGTTGTTCACCTTTTTGTTGTTAAAACATGCCTCTTTGTATGGAAATTGAACAGAGCTTATGTCATTATTATCGTAGAAATGCTCTTTATTAATTTTTTCTTATTATAAAAATCATTTTCTGGTTGTTCTCGATATGCAATTAAGCTAGACTACGTTTTTGTTTTTTCCTGTGTGGTTGCAAGAGTTTCCACGAGTGCAATTAAGCTAGACTACGTTTTTGTTTTTTTCTGTGTGGTTGCAAGAGTTTCCACGAGAACCCAAAAGTTTATTTTTGGGAGGAAGATGAACTAATTTTCAAAGTGTGATTACTTAATATAGATTCAATCTCACTATTGATTGTCTTTTTTCAATATTGTGCTTCTAAAGAAGGTGTTGCTTCTTTGAATGTTTGAGGCTTATTTTTCGagaagaatgtgatgacccgtcatgtcatcatgccacataggcgccatttgacatatattaatgccatgtggaagcttacgtaagaagaaggctagcatttgtgagaagattctagagaggtatggatatttccttaggaagaacctagatccttatggatttgctaagaAAGTCCTTGGAATTTTCTAGGcatgtagagaattctagaaaaagcccttatcttgtaaatatcaaggacttatataataattaatatttacacattagcccctaggagactagtatataaagaggGCCACTCATTTGTAATGTACCAAGCAAAAAATTCAAGTTTTCtttaatacaaagcttcctttaacaattctcttgtgttctttcttctattctcttagcgatcttgagtgtagtaagactgacttgacatagcaagaatgtgagcaagttgtgcaagattgtgagcgagttgtcaagtgtcgcacgtgtacttagttaacaactaaggacatgacaacgtggtatcagagcgaagGTTTCAACTAAGGGAATGGCGAACGACGCTGCCAACACCCAAGCTAACGTCATCCAGGATGCTGCTGGCAAGAGCGGCCGTAGCAAAAAGAGGAATTCCACCAACAAGAGCTAGGAGGTGCCACCTGAGGTTGTGTTAAACGAAGGGCTTACATCTCAAGAACCATCTACTACTGAGGCGAgcgaggatgaagtggaggtccttctagaggacgtctcgctcggtaaagagtgggtgatgaagatgaacGCGGGGATGGACGCCGTGGAGATCTTTGGCCAACGCTTGGGGAAGGTGGAAGTCACCCTTAACGTTCTTGAGGGgcacactcttgaagagattgagagtatccgaaatgacttggagggacgtacacagactgggatggaactaaggcaaaccatcactgccttagagtgaagactcatggaggctttgagtactatcgatgctatgaaggcaaagatagagtcactcgagGAGCATGTCAATGCTGGCGTGACTGAGGTAGCCGTCAATGTTGTGGTGATGAGGGAGGCCAAGATTGAGGCTCCCAAACCCTCGATGTTCAAAGGTGTTCGTGATGCACAAGAAGTGAAAAACTTCCTTTGGTACTTAGAGAACTACTTCAGGCACGGCAAAGTGAGGGATGATGAGGCCAAGATCAATACTGCGGTATTGTACCTCTCAGAGACTGCCATGctatggtggagaaggaagatgACCGACATGGATAAAGGTCTATGTACTATTAGCACATGGGATCAGTTCAAAGCGGAGTTCAAGcgacagttctttccaaacaatgtcttgtaCGAGGCAAGGCACAAGCTTAGAGAATTGAAGCAAACAAGGAGCATACGTAACTATGTCAAGgagttcactacccttatgcttcaaatccccaacCTGACCAATGATGACTTGTTATTCCACTTCATGGACGTgttgcaaaattgggctaagcaggagttgcaacgccgacaagtcactgatatagaccaagccatagtgGAGGCCGAATCATTGATGGATTTAAGGAATAACAAGCACGACAAAGGCAATGGCAATGAGTCAAAGGTTAACAATGTCAAAGGTGGGGGAGACCGTGGCAATGGcaaggagatacaacaacaatactccaagactcaagatttcaAAAAGTCGAGTGGCCGTCAAGGCTACACCGAGAAGAGGGCGCATGTCGAGAAGGAGGGATGCTATATGTGCGGAGGGTCACATGGCTTCAGGAATTGTCCGGACCTCAAGAGCCTCAGTGCCATGGTACGTGTGCGGAAGGAGCAGCCACAAAGAGAGAGTCTGGGAACCTCATAGTTGGGTATGATCGGATTATGTGGTGCTGTCAAAAAATAAGCTATCCAACCTACCGAGAATGGCAATCAGTACGtggatctcaccatcaacaacaagccCGCTCGTGCAATGATAGATActggagcaactcataatttcGTGTCTGAGGCTGCCGCAAAGAAACTAGAATTGAAGCTTGCTCCAACCAACTCTCGCGTCAAGACCGTGAATGCCAAGATACAAAATGCTCGTGGAGTAGCTAatggagttggtgtcaaattgggaacttggaaaggtatgacaaactttaccgtaaccgctatggatatctttgacatcatactgggacaagagttctttagacattgtTATACTTTAATCGACCCCTACCTCCAACGTCTCTTGGTCATGGAGCGAGAAGGAGCTTGCATGGTACCTACAATGACTATGCCACATGGACAGATCTAAGCACAACTCTCAGCTATGCAATTTGTCAAGGGGATCAAGAAGGGGGAGCCGACATTCGTGGCAACCATTGCAAGTCTAGAGGAAGACAGGAATTTTCAAGAGACAGTGCCGCCTTGCATAGAGAAGTTGCTTGAGGAGAACAAAGATGTCATGCCCGAGGAGTTACATAAGTACTTGCCGCCTAGGCGAGaggtggatcacaagattgagttggagccaggggctaagccacccgcatttgccccatatcgtatggcactgcCCGAGTTGGAGGAGGTCAAAAAACAATTGAAAGAGTTGCTGGATGCTGGTCACATTCACCCATCAAAGGCACCTTTCGGTGCACCAGTATTGttccagaagaagaaggatggatcgttgcgtttgtgcatagactaccgagcacttaataaggttacagtgaagaataagtacccgatCCCGCTCATTGCTGATTTGTTCAATAGACTTgggcaagccaagtactttaccaaggtggatcttcgaaagggctactaccaggttcgcattgcggaaggggatgagccaaagatagcatgtgtgacgagatatagagcctttgagtggttggtgatgcccTTCGGCTTAACCAATGCACCGGCCGCATTTTGCACCCTTGTGAACAATATTTTTCATCTCTACCTTGATCAGTTCGTGGTAGTCTACTTAGATGACATAGTCATCTATAGCAACACCTTGGAGGAACACATGGAgcacttaaggaaggttttccaagtcttgcCAAAGAACGAGCTATATATTAAGAGAGAGAAGTGCGAGTTTGCacaatcaaaggtgcacttcttgggccatgtcattagcaatggCGAGCTACGCATGGACGAGGCTAAGGTACATGCTATCTAGGAGTGGGAGGCACCCATAAAGGtaactgagttgagatccttccttggccttgttaactactatcgttggttcatcagtggatactaagcaaaggccgcaccattggctgagttgctaaagaagaacaagccatgGGTTTGGACGGAGCATTGTCAAAAGGCGTTTGAATGCCTTAAGGCAGCTGTAATAGAGGAGCCAGTCTTGGCATTACCTGACTTTGCCAAGACATTTGAGGTGCACACAGATGCCTCAGACTTCGCCATTGGGGGCGTCCTCATGCAGGATAAACATCCCATAGCATTTGAGAGCCGCAAGTTAAATGATATGAAGCGGCGTTACATGGTgcaagagaaggaaatgactgACATTGTGCATTGCCTTCAT
The Nicotiana sylvestris chromosome 11, ASM39365v2, whole genome shotgun sequence DNA segment above includes these coding regions:
- the LOC138881823 gene encoding uncharacterized protein, producing MEALSTIDAMKAKIESLEEHVNAGVTEVAVNVVVMREAKIEAPKPSMFKGVRDAQEVKNFLWYLENYFRHGKVRDDEAKINTAVLYLSETAMLWWRRKMTDMDKGLCTISTWDQFKAEFKRQFFPNNVLYEARHKLRELKQTRSIRNYVKEFTTLMLQIPNLTNDDLLFHFMDVLQNWAKQELQRRQVTDIDQAIVEAESLMDLRNNKHDKGNGNESKVNNVKGGGDRGNGKEIQQQYSKTQDFKKSSGRQGYTEKRAHVEKEGCYMCGGSHGFRNCPDLKSLSAMYVDLTINNKPARAMIDTGATHNFVSEAAAKKLELKLAPTNSRVKTVNAKIQNARGVANGVGVKLGTWKGMTNFTVTAMDIFDIILGQEFFRHCYTLIDPYLQRLLVMEREGACMVPTMTMPHGQI